The following DNA comes from Parcubacteria group bacterium.
AGTTTTTGGATTTGCTTTCCCTTTCGTTTCCTTCATCACTTGTCCAATAAGAAATTGGAACGCATTTTTTTTCCCGCTTTTATAATCCTCAACAGATTTTTCATTATCCTTCAAAACTTTTTCTATTATTTTTTCGAGTTCGCCGTCGTCTTCCATCTGCATTAAATTTTTCTCTTCAATCACTTGCGACGGATCACTGCCATTTCGATACATCTCATTGAGCACTATTTGAGCTGCTGAAGAATTAATTTTCCCCGAAGCGATAAAACCAATAAATTCAGCATAATTTTCCGGAGTGATTTCAATATCCCAAATGCTTTCGTTATGTTCAACCAGATGTTTGCGAAGCTCGGTAATAATATAATTGGCTGATAATTTTACTGCTTTATCTTTAGAAATTTCAAATTCTTGCGAATCTATTTTTTCTTGAAGTTCGCAAACGACTTTTTCGAAATAATCCGCCAGATCTTTTTCGGTCGTCAAAATTTCAATATCCTTTTTCGGAAGACTAAATTCCCCTTCAAATCTCCTGGCTTTGGCTTCGGGAAGTTCCGGAAGTTTTCTTCTGATTTCTTCGATATATTTTTCAGTAAATTCAAAAGGAGGGATATCCGGCTCCGGAAAATAGCGGTAATCATGCGCCGATTCTTTTTTTCTTTGAGAAACAGTGGCACTGCGATTGCTGTCCCAACCTCGCGTTTCCTGAATTACTTTTTCTCCTTTTTCCAAGATTTCAGTCTGTCTTTTTATCTCATAATCGATCGCTTTTTCCACAAACTTGAAAGAATTGATATTTTTTACTTCCACCTTTGTCCCGCTCAGTTTTTCTTCTCCTTTTTTGTAAAGCGAAATATTAACTTCACAGCGCATATTCCCTTTCTCCATATCGGCATCGGAAATTTCAAGGTAACGGAAAATCTGGCGCAGCTTCTGGCAAAAAATCCTGGCTTCTTCGCCCGTTTCAATATCCGGCTCAGTCACTAGCTCCATGAGAGGCACGCCAGCCCGGTTAAAATCAACTAGGGTATAATCGGTTCCGCTTGGATGAATCAATTTTCCCGTATCTTCCTCCAAATGAATCCTGGTAATTCCTACCTTTTTTTCATTAACCTCCAAATATCCTTTTCCGCAAAAAGGTTGATCGTATTGAGAAATTTGGTATCCCTTTGGAAGATCGGGATAAAAATAATTCTTTCGGTCAAATTTGCTCTTGAGATTCAATTTACAATTAAGCGCCAGTCCGGCCAGTTGGACAAACTCTATCGCTTGTTTGTTGGGATACGGCAGCGTTCCCGGCTGAGCAGTGCAAACCGGACAAATGTGCAGATTCGGCTCTTTCTCTTCACCTAATCCATTCTTGCAACTGCAAAACATCTTGGAAGCAGTCTTTAGTTCCGCGTGAACCTCCATTCCAATCACTGGTATGTATTTTGCCATAAATTTTAATATTATCTATTATCTCCGCTTCCTTGCAATACTCCTCTTTCCATCCGGCTTAGCAATTTTTCAATATTCTTTTGGGCAATTTCATCCATCGATAATCCAAGTTCTGTTGCTAATTGCGCAACATACCAAAGCACATCGCCCAGTTCTTTTTTTATTTCTTCCCTGGTTACATCGTCAATAATTCCGTCCTTATCCCGAATCACTTTTTTTATTTTTTCCGCCACTTCCCCTGCTTCTCCGGAAAGCCCCAAGGTCGGATACACAAAATTATTGTCCTTGTCAGGATACAAAGCTGTTTTTCTTGATTTTTCCTGATATTCTTTAAAATCCATTTTATCTTTTGTCATTCCGGACTTGATCCGGAATCTAGAAAATTTACTCACTGGATTCCCGCTTTCGCGGGAATGACATAATAAATAGTTACAACAAATTTTTCACAATTTTTCTAAGATCCCTTTGCACTTTATCAACTTTTTGATTGGCATTTATGACTTTCCAGCTATGAAGCCTCGAAAGCAAAAAATGAAAATTTTTGCAAATCTGAATTCTGTCCGCATCCATTTCGTTTCGATGATCTTTTTCAATGGCCGTATTAAATCTTTCGCCATGCATTAAAATTGATAAATCGGACTTAAATAATTTTTCATTTATTTTTTCCAGATATTCCAAATCTCCTCCCCAAGTCAATCCCCAGGCAATTCCGGTTCCCAGATAATCTTCCGCCACAATCCATTCTCCGTTATTCAATCTTCTTTTTAATTCTTTTTCGTAGCGTTTGCGATTATCGGCATATTTTTTCTGAAGTTCGTGAGTAGAAAGCTCATTTTTGGCGCGGAATTTCGGATCGCGTAGGTATTTATAGATAAAAGACCCCTCCGGTTCCAGATCATAAATCGGATATTTCAATCTTGACGCGTTTTTCCCCTGCGCCTGCAAAAAAGCCACCAATCTTTCGGTTTGAGTTGTTTTGCCAATGCCGTTAGTACCGTAAATGGCAATAAATTTACCTCGTTTCATAAGCTGATTTTAGCATAGCCAAAGCAAAAATAAAAGAGCTGGCTATCTTTTGGAATTACCAGCCCTTTGTTATATTAGGACTTGCGCATTTAGCTATAACAAGTCGCTTCTCGGAGGTGCGATTCTAAATTTGTCCGTTATCGCACCGCGACAAGCGGTCTTGGCAGAGGTAAATGCGCAAGTCAATTCTTAAATTTATTTTTTCTCGGTAATATCTTGAAGTCCTCTTCTTGCATCCCAGTCATCCTGATCCAAGTCAGAATGGAGCGTTATACCTGGAAACATTTCCAGTAGCGACTGATTCATTTGATGGGCGATTCTGCGAAGCGTTGGATGAACCGCTTTTCCGCTTCGCAGTTCTACCACATAAACCGCCGCCGGAAGCCCATAAGAAACTTTGCAGGGAACATTAAATCCTAAAGCAATGTAATATTGCAAATATTTCGGTTCCAA
Coding sequences within:
- a CDS encoding nucleoside triphosphate pyrophosphohydrolase family protein, producing the protein MDFKEYQEKSRKTALYPDKDNNFVYPTLGLSGEAGEVAEKIKKVIRDKDGIIDDVTREEIKKELGDVLWYVAQLATELGLSMDEIAQKNIEKLLSRMERGVLQGSGDNR
- the gatB gene encoding Asp-tRNA(Asn)/Glu-tRNA(Gln) amidotransferase subunit GatB, with product MAKYIPVIGMEVHAELKTASKMFCSCKNGLGEEKEPNLHICPVCTAQPGTLPYPNKQAIEFVQLAGLALNCKLNLKSKFDRKNYFYPDLPKGYQISQYDQPFCGKGYLEVNEKKVGITRIHLEEDTGKLIHPSGTDYTLVDFNRAGVPLMELVTEPDIETGEEARIFCQKLRQIFRYLEISDADMEKGNMRCEVNISLYKKGEEKLSGTKVEVKNINSFKFVEKAIDYEIKRQTEILEKGEKVIQETRGWDSNRSATVSQRKKESAHDYRYFPEPDIPPFEFTEKYIEEIRRKLPELPEAKARRFEGEFSLPKKDIEILTTEKDLADYFEKVVCELQEKIDSQEFEISKDKAVKLSANYIITELRKHLVEHNESIWDIEITPENYAEFIGFIASGKINSSAAQIVLNEMYRNGSDPSQVIEEKNLMQMEDDGELEKIIEKVLKDNEKSVEDYKSGKKNAFQFLIGQVMKETKGKANPKTAADLLKSKLE